The Carassius auratus strain Wakin chromosome 5, ASM336829v1, whole genome shotgun sequence genome includes a window with the following:
- the LOC113081639 gene encoding cell surface glycoprotein MUC18-like isoform X1, whose amino-acid sequence MDNFRSMALPNTSLLLLVLQMCALAWQAWALVDLRMEDNVEVYMDESAEIPCLYTFTEKPTMVMVQWFVREREGHRVRISYSDLTMQKVDEDTSYSNRISVLSNSDGETLTIQDVKLSDEREFFCQVSGLAAGNGEGRTLLKVFDPPEPPVIEGVLSGVSVSGDSPLKIASCETREGFPKPNITWYRDHIPIHPTTGLANVVTLVTKEFSGLYTVQSELHYKVTKEDKDAHFSCEVSYFVPGAVRTSESKGINITVHYPTTSVKIWKEWPEGLVKEGDKVKIHCQGDGNPPAPIIFSREQSDVELDSSQGLLVLKEVSRADSGAYECHSLDRDEVVDTLQLTVHYLDPAVVVPKDSEVMLKGESLTATCNALSSLETSTVWFKDGIEVGRGHIMQLQDATFDTAGQYDCEVTVPSLPGLLTSGSVHIIVQGAPQIKDAEREIELTEKVGAWVNLSCEVRGYPRPAITWSITGSQSQSWREVVKRETEDQVHSVVILKVSTHTIAVCNSTNDFGIETKTYSIKSIPFSQTPTARKTSADNSGVIIVVIIVSILLLAVLGSVFYFLYKKGKLPCGRSGKQEIINAYSTKEKTNKDDIVVEMKAKKTEESVLLKGVNGEKKPPNHQNSTLSK is encoded by the exons CTTGGGCGCTAGTGGATCTGAGGATGGAGGACAATGTAGAGGTTTACATGGATGAATCTGCAGAGATCCCTTGCCTGTACACCTTCACTGAGAAGCCCACGATGGTCATGGTCCAGTGGTTTGTG CGGGAACGTGAAGGTCACCGGGTGAGGATCTCCTACAGCGACCTGACCATGCAGAAGGTGGACGAGGACACGAGCTACAGCAATCGTATCAGTGTGCTATCAAACAGTGATGGAGAAACTCTGACCATTCAGGACGTTAAGCTGTCTGATGAAAGAGAGTTTTTCTGTCAGGTCAGTGGTTTGGCAGCAGGCAATGGAGAGGGCAGGACTCTCTTGAAGGTTTTTG ACCCCCCAGAGCCTCCTGTGATTGAAGGTGTCCTCTCTGGAGTTTCTGTGTCCGGTGACTCCCCACTGAAG ATTGCATCTTGTGAGACCAGAGAAGGCTTTCCCAAGCCAAACATCACATGGTACCGAGATCACATCCCCATCCACCCCACCACTGGCT TGGCGAACGTGGTAACACTAGTGACGAAGGAATTCAGTGGTCTATATACAGTGCAGAGTGAATTGCATTACAAGGTGACCAAGGAAGACAAAGACGCCCACTTTTCCTGTGAAGTCAGCTATTTTGTCCCAGGAGCTGTCAGGACATCCGAGTCCAAAGGCATCAATATTACAGTTCATT ACCCCACGACCAGCGTGAAGATATGGAAAGAATGGCCTGAGGGCTTGGTCAAAGAGGGGGACAAAGTGAAGATCCACTGTCAAGGCGATGGGAACCCCCCAGCACCCATCATTTTCAGCCGAGAACAA TCAGATGTGGAGCTGGATTCCTCTCAGGGGCTGCTGGTTCTGAAGGAAGTGTCTCGTGCAGATAGCGGTGCATATGAATGTCACTCTCTGGACCGTGATGAGGTGGTGGACACCCTACAGCTCACTGTACACT atctgGACCCAGCTGTGGTGGTGCCCAAAGACTCCGAGGTCATGCTGAAAGGAGAGAGTCTGACAGCCACCTGCAATGCCCTGTCGTCTTTAGAGACGTCTACCGTCTGGTTTAAG GATGGGATTGAGGTTGGACGAGGACACATAATGCAGCTGCAGGACGCCACGTTTGACACAGCTGGACAGTACGACTGTGAGGTGACTGTACCGTCTCTTCCAGGCCTGCTGACCAGCGGTTCTGTCCATATCATCGTACAGG GCGCCCCTCAGATAAAGGACGCGGAGAGGGAGATTGAGCTGACGGAGAAAGTCGGGGCTTGGGTGAATTTGAGCTGTGAGGTGAGGGGTTACCCCAGACCCGCCATCACCTGGAGCATCACCGGCAGTCAG tctCAGAGCTGGCGTGAGGTGGTTAAAAGAGAGACGGAGGATCAAGTCCACAGCGTTGTGATTCTTAAAGTTAGCACTCACACTATTGCTGTCTGCAATTCAACAAATGACTTTGGAATAGAGACCAAGACGTACAGCATCAAGAGCA TTCCATTCTCCCAGACTCCAACGGCTAGAAAAACCTCGG CTGATAACAGTGGAGTGATTATTGTGGTGATTATTGTCAGCATCTTGTTGCTGGCCGTCCTGGGCAGTGTCTTCTACTTCCTGTATAAAAAGGGCAAGTTACCCTGTGGACGCTCAGGCAAGCAAGAAAT CATTAATGCCTACAGTACAAAGGAAAAGACTAACAAAGATGACATCGTAGTAGAGATGAAGGCAAAGAAGACGGAGGAGTCTGTACTATTGAAGGGCGTCAATGGGGAAAAGAAACCTCCTAATCACCAG AACAGCACCCTTAGCAAATAA
- the LOC113081639 gene encoding cell surface glycoprotein MUC18-like isoform X2, producing MDNFRSMALPNTSLLLLVLQMCALAWQAWALVDLRMEDNVEVYMDESAEIPCLYTFTEKPTMVMVQWFVREREGHRVRISYSDLTMQKVDEDTSYSNRISVLSNSDGETLTIQDVKLSDEREFFCQVSGLAAGNGEGRTLLKVFDPPEPPVIEGVLSGVSVSGDSPLKIASCETREGFPKPNITWYRDHIPIHPTTGLANVVTLVTKEFSGLYTVQSELHYKVTKEDKDAHFSCEVSYFVPGAVRTSESKGINITVHYPTTSVKIWKEWPEGLVKEGDKVKIHCQGDGNPPAPIIFSREQSDVELDSSQGLLVLKEVSRADSGAYECHSLDRDEVVDTLQLTVHYLDPAVVVPKDSEVMLKGESLTATCNALSSLETSTVWFKDGIEVGRGHIMQLQDATFDTAGQYDCEVTVPSLPGLLTSGSVHIIVQGAPQIKDAEREIELTEKVGAWVNLSCEVRGYPRPAITWSITGSQSQSWREVVKRETEDQVHSVVILKVSTHTIAVCNSTNDFGIETKTYSIKSIPFSQTPTARKTSADNSGVIIVVIIVSILLLAVLGSVFYFLYKKGKLPCGRSGKQEIINAYSTKEKTNKDDIVVEMKAKKTEESVLLKGVNGEKKPPNHQHP from the exons CTTGGGCGCTAGTGGATCTGAGGATGGAGGACAATGTAGAGGTTTACATGGATGAATCTGCAGAGATCCCTTGCCTGTACACCTTCACTGAGAAGCCCACGATGGTCATGGTCCAGTGGTTTGTG CGGGAACGTGAAGGTCACCGGGTGAGGATCTCCTACAGCGACCTGACCATGCAGAAGGTGGACGAGGACACGAGCTACAGCAATCGTATCAGTGTGCTATCAAACAGTGATGGAGAAACTCTGACCATTCAGGACGTTAAGCTGTCTGATGAAAGAGAGTTTTTCTGTCAGGTCAGTGGTTTGGCAGCAGGCAATGGAGAGGGCAGGACTCTCTTGAAGGTTTTTG ACCCCCCAGAGCCTCCTGTGATTGAAGGTGTCCTCTCTGGAGTTTCTGTGTCCGGTGACTCCCCACTGAAG ATTGCATCTTGTGAGACCAGAGAAGGCTTTCCCAAGCCAAACATCACATGGTACCGAGATCACATCCCCATCCACCCCACCACTGGCT TGGCGAACGTGGTAACACTAGTGACGAAGGAATTCAGTGGTCTATATACAGTGCAGAGTGAATTGCATTACAAGGTGACCAAGGAAGACAAAGACGCCCACTTTTCCTGTGAAGTCAGCTATTTTGTCCCAGGAGCTGTCAGGACATCCGAGTCCAAAGGCATCAATATTACAGTTCATT ACCCCACGACCAGCGTGAAGATATGGAAAGAATGGCCTGAGGGCTTGGTCAAAGAGGGGGACAAAGTGAAGATCCACTGTCAAGGCGATGGGAACCCCCCAGCACCCATCATTTTCAGCCGAGAACAA TCAGATGTGGAGCTGGATTCCTCTCAGGGGCTGCTGGTTCTGAAGGAAGTGTCTCGTGCAGATAGCGGTGCATATGAATGTCACTCTCTGGACCGTGATGAGGTGGTGGACACCCTACAGCTCACTGTACACT atctgGACCCAGCTGTGGTGGTGCCCAAAGACTCCGAGGTCATGCTGAAAGGAGAGAGTCTGACAGCCACCTGCAATGCCCTGTCGTCTTTAGAGACGTCTACCGTCTGGTTTAAG GATGGGATTGAGGTTGGACGAGGACACATAATGCAGCTGCAGGACGCCACGTTTGACACAGCTGGACAGTACGACTGTGAGGTGACTGTACCGTCTCTTCCAGGCCTGCTGACCAGCGGTTCTGTCCATATCATCGTACAGG GCGCCCCTCAGATAAAGGACGCGGAGAGGGAGATTGAGCTGACGGAGAAAGTCGGGGCTTGGGTGAATTTGAGCTGTGAGGTGAGGGGTTACCCCAGACCCGCCATCACCTGGAGCATCACCGGCAGTCAG tctCAGAGCTGGCGTGAGGTGGTTAAAAGAGAGACGGAGGATCAAGTCCACAGCGTTGTGATTCTTAAAGTTAGCACTCACACTATTGCTGTCTGCAATTCAACAAATGACTTTGGAATAGAGACCAAGACGTACAGCATCAAGAGCA TTCCATTCTCCCAGACTCCAACGGCTAGAAAAACCTCGG CTGATAACAGTGGAGTGATTATTGTGGTGATTATTGTCAGCATCTTGTTGCTGGCCGTCCTGGGCAGTGTCTTCTACTTCCTGTATAAAAAGGGCAAGTTACCCTGTGGACGCTCAGGCAAGCAAGAAAT CATTAATGCCTACAGTACAAAGGAAAAGACTAACAAAGATGACATCGTAGTAGAGATGAAGGCAAAGAAGACGGAGGAGTCTGTACTATTGAAGGGCGTCAATGGGGAAAAGAAACCTCCTAATCACCAG CACCCTTAG
- the LOC113081639 gene encoding cell surface glycoprotein MUC18-like isoform X3 — protein MDNFRSMALPNTSLLLLVLQMCALAWQAWALVDLRMEDNVEVYMDESAEIPCLYTFTEKPTMVMVQWFVREREGHRVRISYSDLTMQKVDEDTSYSNRISVLSNSDGETLTIQDVKLSDEREFFCQVSGLAAGNGEGRTLLKVFDPPEPPVIEGVLSGVSVSGDSPLKIASCETREGFPKPNITWYRDHIPIHPTTGLANVVTLVTKEFSGLYTVQSELHYKVTKEDKDAHFSCEVSYFVPGAVRTSESKGINITVHYPTTSVKIWKEWPEGLVKEGDKVKIHCQGDGNPPAPIIFSREQSDVELDSSQGLLVLKEVSRADSGAYECHSLDRDEVVDTLQLTVHYLDPAVVVPKDSEVMLKGESLTATCNALSSLETSTVWFKDGIEVGRGHIMQLQDATFDTAGQYDCEVTVPSLPGLLTSGSVHIIVQGAPQIKDAEREIELTEKVGAWVNLSCEVRGYPRPAITWSITGSQSQSWREVVKRETEDQVHSVVILKVSTHTIAVCNSTNDFGIETKTYSIKSIPFSQTPTARKTSADNSGVIIVVIIVSILLLAVLGSVFYFLYKKGKLPCGRSGKQEITKEKTNKDDIVVEMKAKKTEESVLLKGVNGEKKPPNHQNSTLSK, from the exons CTTGGGCGCTAGTGGATCTGAGGATGGAGGACAATGTAGAGGTTTACATGGATGAATCTGCAGAGATCCCTTGCCTGTACACCTTCACTGAGAAGCCCACGATGGTCATGGTCCAGTGGTTTGTG CGGGAACGTGAAGGTCACCGGGTGAGGATCTCCTACAGCGACCTGACCATGCAGAAGGTGGACGAGGACACGAGCTACAGCAATCGTATCAGTGTGCTATCAAACAGTGATGGAGAAACTCTGACCATTCAGGACGTTAAGCTGTCTGATGAAAGAGAGTTTTTCTGTCAGGTCAGTGGTTTGGCAGCAGGCAATGGAGAGGGCAGGACTCTCTTGAAGGTTTTTG ACCCCCCAGAGCCTCCTGTGATTGAAGGTGTCCTCTCTGGAGTTTCTGTGTCCGGTGACTCCCCACTGAAG ATTGCATCTTGTGAGACCAGAGAAGGCTTTCCCAAGCCAAACATCACATGGTACCGAGATCACATCCCCATCCACCCCACCACTGGCT TGGCGAACGTGGTAACACTAGTGACGAAGGAATTCAGTGGTCTATATACAGTGCAGAGTGAATTGCATTACAAGGTGACCAAGGAAGACAAAGACGCCCACTTTTCCTGTGAAGTCAGCTATTTTGTCCCAGGAGCTGTCAGGACATCCGAGTCCAAAGGCATCAATATTACAGTTCATT ACCCCACGACCAGCGTGAAGATATGGAAAGAATGGCCTGAGGGCTTGGTCAAAGAGGGGGACAAAGTGAAGATCCACTGTCAAGGCGATGGGAACCCCCCAGCACCCATCATTTTCAGCCGAGAACAA TCAGATGTGGAGCTGGATTCCTCTCAGGGGCTGCTGGTTCTGAAGGAAGTGTCTCGTGCAGATAGCGGTGCATATGAATGTCACTCTCTGGACCGTGATGAGGTGGTGGACACCCTACAGCTCACTGTACACT atctgGACCCAGCTGTGGTGGTGCCCAAAGACTCCGAGGTCATGCTGAAAGGAGAGAGTCTGACAGCCACCTGCAATGCCCTGTCGTCTTTAGAGACGTCTACCGTCTGGTTTAAG GATGGGATTGAGGTTGGACGAGGACACATAATGCAGCTGCAGGACGCCACGTTTGACACAGCTGGACAGTACGACTGTGAGGTGACTGTACCGTCTCTTCCAGGCCTGCTGACCAGCGGTTCTGTCCATATCATCGTACAGG GCGCCCCTCAGATAAAGGACGCGGAGAGGGAGATTGAGCTGACGGAGAAAGTCGGGGCTTGGGTGAATTTGAGCTGTGAGGTGAGGGGTTACCCCAGACCCGCCATCACCTGGAGCATCACCGGCAGTCAG tctCAGAGCTGGCGTGAGGTGGTTAAAAGAGAGACGGAGGATCAAGTCCACAGCGTTGTGATTCTTAAAGTTAGCACTCACACTATTGCTGTCTGCAATTCAACAAATGACTTTGGAATAGAGACCAAGACGTACAGCATCAAGAGCA TTCCATTCTCCCAGACTCCAACGGCTAGAAAAACCTCGG CTGATAACAGTGGAGTGATTATTGTGGTGATTATTGTCAGCATCTTGTTGCTGGCCGTCCTGGGCAGTGTCTTCTACTTCCTGTATAAAAAGGGCAAGTTACCCTGTGGACGCTCAGGCAAGCAAGAAAT TACAAAGGAAAAGACTAACAAAGATGACATCGTAGTAGAGATGAAGGCAAAGAAGACGGAGGAGTCTGTACTATTGAAGGGCGTCAATGGGGAAAAGAAACCTCCTAATCACCAG AACAGCACCCTTAGCAAATAA
- the LOC113081639 gene encoding cell surface glycoprotein MUC18-like isoform X4: MDNFRSMALPNTSLLLLVLQMCALAWQAWALVDLRMEDNVEVYMDESAEIPCLYTFTEKPTMVMVQWFVREREGHRVRISYSDLTMQKVDEDTSYSNRISVLSNSDGETLTIQDVKLSDEREFFCQVSGLAAGNGEGRTLLKVFDPPEPPVIEGVLSGVSVSGDSPLKIASCETREGFPKPNITWYRDHIPIHPTTGLANVVTLVTKEFSGLYTVQSELHYKVTKEDKDAHFSCEVSYFVPGAVRTSESKGINITVHYPTTSVKIWKEWPEGLVKEGDKVKIHCQGDGNPPAPIIFSREQSDVELDSSQGLLVLKEVSRADSGAYECHSLDRDEVVDTLQLTVHYLDPAVVVPKDSEVMLKGESLTATCNALSSLETSTVWFKDGIEVGRGHIMQLQDATFDTAGQYDCEVTVPSLPGLLTSGSVHIIVQGAPQIKDAEREIELTEKVGAWVNLSCEVRGYPRPAITWSITGSQSQSWREVVKRETEDQVHSVVILKVSTHTIAVCNSTNDFGIETKTYSIKSIPFSQTPTARKTSADNSGVIIVVIIVSILLLAVLGSVFYFLYKKGKLPCGRSGKQEITKEKTNKDDIVVEMKAKKTEESVLLKGVNGEKKPPNHQHP; this comes from the exons CTTGGGCGCTAGTGGATCTGAGGATGGAGGACAATGTAGAGGTTTACATGGATGAATCTGCAGAGATCCCTTGCCTGTACACCTTCACTGAGAAGCCCACGATGGTCATGGTCCAGTGGTTTGTG CGGGAACGTGAAGGTCACCGGGTGAGGATCTCCTACAGCGACCTGACCATGCAGAAGGTGGACGAGGACACGAGCTACAGCAATCGTATCAGTGTGCTATCAAACAGTGATGGAGAAACTCTGACCATTCAGGACGTTAAGCTGTCTGATGAAAGAGAGTTTTTCTGTCAGGTCAGTGGTTTGGCAGCAGGCAATGGAGAGGGCAGGACTCTCTTGAAGGTTTTTG ACCCCCCAGAGCCTCCTGTGATTGAAGGTGTCCTCTCTGGAGTTTCTGTGTCCGGTGACTCCCCACTGAAG ATTGCATCTTGTGAGACCAGAGAAGGCTTTCCCAAGCCAAACATCACATGGTACCGAGATCACATCCCCATCCACCCCACCACTGGCT TGGCGAACGTGGTAACACTAGTGACGAAGGAATTCAGTGGTCTATATACAGTGCAGAGTGAATTGCATTACAAGGTGACCAAGGAAGACAAAGACGCCCACTTTTCCTGTGAAGTCAGCTATTTTGTCCCAGGAGCTGTCAGGACATCCGAGTCCAAAGGCATCAATATTACAGTTCATT ACCCCACGACCAGCGTGAAGATATGGAAAGAATGGCCTGAGGGCTTGGTCAAAGAGGGGGACAAAGTGAAGATCCACTGTCAAGGCGATGGGAACCCCCCAGCACCCATCATTTTCAGCCGAGAACAA TCAGATGTGGAGCTGGATTCCTCTCAGGGGCTGCTGGTTCTGAAGGAAGTGTCTCGTGCAGATAGCGGTGCATATGAATGTCACTCTCTGGACCGTGATGAGGTGGTGGACACCCTACAGCTCACTGTACACT atctgGACCCAGCTGTGGTGGTGCCCAAAGACTCCGAGGTCATGCTGAAAGGAGAGAGTCTGACAGCCACCTGCAATGCCCTGTCGTCTTTAGAGACGTCTACCGTCTGGTTTAAG GATGGGATTGAGGTTGGACGAGGACACATAATGCAGCTGCAGGACGCCACGTTTGACACAGCTGGACAGTACGACTGTGAGGTGACTGTACCGTCTCTTCCAGGCCTGCTGACCAGCGGTTCTGTCCATATCATCGTACAGG GCGCCCCTCAGATAAAGGACGCGGAGAGGGAGATTGAGCTGACGGAGAAAGTCGGGGCTTGGGTGAATTTGAGCTGTGAGGTGAGGGGTTACCCCAGACCCGCCATCACCTGGAGCATCACCGGCAGTCAG tctCAGAGCTGGCGTGAGGTGGTTAAAAGAGAGACGGAGGATCAAGTCCACAGCGTTGTGATTCTTAAAGTTAGCACTCACACTATTGCTGTCTGCAATTCAACAAATGACTTTGGAATAGAGACCAAGACGTACAGCATCAAGAGCA TTCCATTCTCCCAGACTCCAACGGCTAGAAAAACCTCGG CTGATAACAGTGGAGTGATTATTGTGGTGATTATTGTCAGCATCTTGTTGCTGGCCGTCCTGGGCAGTGTCTTCTACTTCCTGTATAAAAAGGGCAAGTTACCCTGTGGACGCTCAGGCAAGCAAGAAAT TACAAAGGAAAAGACTAACAAAGATGACATCGTAGTAGAGATGAAGGCAAAGAAGACGGAGGAGTCTGTACTATTGAAGGGCGTCAATGGGGAAAAGAAACCTCCTAATCACCAG CACCCTTAG
- the LOC113081639 gene encoding cell surface glycoprotein MUC18-like isoform X5, which yields MDNFRSMALPNTSLLLLVLQMCALAWQAWALVDLRMEDNVEVYMDESAEIPCLYTFTEKPTMVMVQWFVREREGHRVRISYSDLTMQKVDEDTSYSNRISVLSNSDGETLTIQDVKLSDEREFFCQVSGLAAGNGEGRTLLKVFDPPEPPVIEGVLSGVSVSGDSPLKIASCETREGFPKPNITWYRDHIPIHPTTGLANVVTLVTKEFSGLYTVQSELHYKVTKEDKDAHFSCEVSYFVPGAVRTSESKGINITVHYPTTSVKIWKEWPEGLVKEGDKVKIHCQGDGNPPAPIIFSREQSDVELDSSQGLLVLKEVSRADSDLDPAVVVPKDSEVMLKGESLTATCNALSSLETSTVWFKDGIEVGRGHIMQLQDATFDTAGQYDCEVTVPSLPGLLTSGSVHIIVQGAPQIKDAEREIELTEKVGAWVNLSCEVRGYPRPAITWSITGSQSQSWREVVKRETEDQVHSVVILKVSTHTIAVCNSTNDFGIETKTYSIKSIPFSQTPTARKTSADNSGVIIVVIIVSILLLAVLGSVFYFLYKKGKLPCGRSGKQEIINAYSTKEKTNKDDIVVEMKAKKTEESVLLKGVNGEKKPPNHQNSTLSK from the exons CTTGGGCGCTAGTGGATCTGAGGATGGAGGACAATGTAGAGGTTTACATGGATGAATCTGCAGAGATCCCTTGCCTGTACACCTTCACTGAGAAGCCCACGATGGTCATGGTCCAGTGGTTTGTG CGGGAACGTGAAGGTCACCGGGTGAGGATCTCCTACAGCGACCTGACCATGCAGAAGGTGGACGAGGACACGAGCTACAGCAATCGTATCAGTGTGCTATCAAACAGTGATGGAGAAACTCTGACCATTCAGGACGTTAAGCTGTCTGATGAAAGAGAGTTTTTCTGTCAGGTCAGTGGTTTGGCAGCAGGCAATGGAGAGGGCAGGACTCTCTTGAAGGTTTTTG ACCCCCCAGAGCCTCCTGTGATTGAAGGTGTCCTCTCTGGAGTTTCTGTGTCCGGTGACTCCCCACTGAAG ATTGCATCTTGTGAGACCAGAGAAGGCTTTCCCAAGCCAAACATCACATGGTACCGAGATCACATCCCCATCCACCCCACCACTGGCT TGGCGAACGTGGTAACACTAGTGACGAAGGAATTCAGTGGTCTATATACAGTGCAGAGTGAATTGCATTACAAGGTGACCAAGGAAGACAAAGACGCCCACTTTTCCTGTGAAGTCAGCTATTTTGTCCCAGGAGCTGTCAGGACATCCGAGTCCAAAGGCATCAATATTACAGTTCATT ACCCCACGACCAGCGTGAAGATATGGAAAGAATGGCCTGAGGGCTTGGTCAAAGAGGGGGACAAAGTGAAGATCCACTGTCAAGGCGATGGGAACCCCCCAGCACCCATCATTTTCAGCCGAGAACAA TCAGATGTGGAGCTGGATTCCTCTCAGGGGCTGCTGGTTCTGAAGGAAGTGTCTCGTGCAGATAGCG atctgGACCCAGCTGTGGTGGTGCCCAAAGACTCCGAGGTCATGCTGAAAGGAGAGAGTCTGACAGCCACCTGCAATGCCCTGTCGTCTTTAGAGACGTCTACCGTCTGGTTTAAG GATGGGATTGAGGTTGGACGAGGACACATAATGCAGCTGCAGGACGCCACGTTTGACACAGCTGGACAGTACGACTGTGAGGTGACTGTACCGTCTCTTCCAGGCCTGCTGACCAGCGGTTCTGTCCATATCATCGTACAGG GCGCCCCTCAGATAAAGGACGCGGAGAGGGAGATTGAGCTGACGGAGAAAGTCGGGGCTTGGGTGAATTTGAGCTGTGAGGTGAGGGGTTACCCCAGACCCGCCATCACCTGGAGCATCACCGGCAGTCAG tctCAGAGCTGGCGTGAGGTGGTTAAAAGAGAGACGGAGGATCAAGTCCACAGCGTTGTGATTCTTAAAGTTAGCACTCACACTATTGCTGTCTGCAATTCAACAAATGACTTTGGAATAGAGACCAAGACGTACAGCATCAAGAGCA TTCCATTCTCCCAGACTCCAACGGCTAGAAAAACCTCGG CTGATAACAGTGGAGTGATTATTGTGGTGATTATTGTCAGCATCTTGTTGCTGGCCGTCCTGGGCAGTGTCTTCTACTTCCTGTATAAAAAGGGCAAGTTACCCTGTGGACGCTCAGGCAAGCAAGAAAT CATTAATGCCTACAGTACAAAGGAAAAGACTAACAAAGATGACATCGTAGTAGAGATGAAGGCAAAGAAGACGGAGGAGTCTGTACTATTGAAGGGCGTCAATGGGGAAAAGAAACCTCCTAATCACCAG AACAGCACCCTTAGCAAATAA
- the LOC113069372 gene encoding transmembrane protein 136 has product MPLMIVETSCSLIGWFFLYVLLCHWNRARDCEWNCRLVTLLHGILIVCVTAYIGFIAGPWPFSHPGTENTSLQILALVLSLGYFLFDMAWCVYFRTEGPVMLAHHTMSIFGLVLALGLGESGIETCAVLFGSEITNPLLQARWFLKRMGRYESLAGDVVDLLFILLFASVRIGVGSRMLYCELSSLKPSLIVKVGGVAIYTLSWIFMIDIARFACKKTRTKYRRWKEQYKLNDANGHAVKVR; this is encoded by the exons ATGCCTTTGATGATTGTGGAGACGAGCTGCAGCCTGATTGGCTGGTTCTTTCTGTATGTGCTGCTGTGTCACTGGAACAGAGCGAGAGATTGTGAGTGGAACTGCAGACTGGTAACTCTGCTCCACGGCATCCTGATCGTCTGTGTGACTGCCTACATTGGCTTCATTGCTGGGCCATGGCCTTTCTCACACCCCG GTACTGAAAACACATCTCTCCAGATCCTGGCTCTTGTGCTCAGCTTAGGATACTTCCTCTTTGACATGGCTTGGTGTGTGTATTTCCGCACTGAGGGTCCGGTGATGCTGGCCCACCACACCATGAGCATCTTTGGACTCGTGCTGGCACTAGGGCTGGGCGAGTCGGGCATCGAGACCTGTGCTGTCCTGTTCGGCAGTGAGATCACCAACCCGCTCCTGCAGGCCCGCTGGTTCCTCAAGCGCATGGGCCGCTATGAGAGTTTAGCAGGAGACGTGGTGGACCTGCTCTTCATTCTTCTGTTTGCCTCTGTGAGGATTGGTGTTGGGAGCAGAATGCTCTATTGTGAATTATCCTCTCTGAAGCCATCGCTCATCGTGAAAGTCGGTGGAGTGGCTATTTACACTCTCTCCTGGATCTTCATGATAGACATTGCACGTTTTGCCTGCAAGAAAACTCGCACCAAATACAGGCGATGGAAGGAACAGTACAAGTTGAATGATGCTAATGGACATGCTGTTAAAGTCAGATAG